The Chitinophaga flava genome has a segment encoding these proteins:
- a CDS encoding NAD(P)(+) transhydrogenase (Re/Si-specific) subunit beta — translation MGSSVLSIIYLIGSVTFILGLKMLSKPDTARKGNLVAAAGMALAILGTIFLYKSDDGHHLHNYGWITAGLLIGTVIGVLSAKKVKMTAMPEMVSMFNGMGGACAALISIVEFDHLIHSRFNVNQLLSTAGEQLIIKMQKLLQARLEDGAGSLNFSLDTNIDMRGHLLIILLGLIIGAVSFAGSVIAWGKLNGRIRDFSFKGQHYVNLAVMAMILMGAIVLVVTVNNQVDAAVSAGTPHSLLSFQLLFYLVLLCSLLYGILFVLPIGGADMPVVISLLNSFTGVAAACGGFLYDNPVMLTGGILVGSAGTILTILMCKAMNRSLKNVLIGSFGNGTTASGTVKDHGTYKEVSLSDAAVVMAYASKVMIVPGYGLAVAQAQHACHELEKLLEDKGVVVKYAIHPVAGRMPGHMNVLLAEADVPYEKLLEMEGANAELPTTDAVLVLGANDVVNPAAKNDPSSPIYGMPILEVENAKLVIVNKRSMKPGYAGIENDLFFQPKTSMLFGDAKQVLQQLVAEIKQV, via the coding sequence ATGGGATCCAGTGTACTATCAATCATTTATCTGATCGGCTCTGTTACGTTTATCCTGGGCCTGAAAATGCTCAGTAAACCGGATACTGCCCGCAAAGGCAACCTGGTGGCGGCCGCTGGTATGGCGCTGGCTATCCTGGGCACTATCTTCCTCTATAAATCCGATGATGGTCATCATTTACATAACTATGGATGGATCACTGCCGGTCTGCTGATAGGTACCGTCATCGGTGTGTTGTCTGCCAAAAAAGTGAAGATGACCGCCATGCCAGAAATGGTCAGCATGTTCAATGGTATGGGAGGCGCCTGTGCGGCCCTTATCTCCATAGTGGAATTCGACCACCTGATACATTCCCGTTTTAATGTTAATCAACTGCTCTCTACTGCAGGGGAACAACTGATCATAAAAATGCAGAAGCTGTTGCAGGCCCGGCTGGAAGACGGTGCCGGCTCACTCAACTTCAGCCTTGATACCAACATCGACATGCGGGGGCACCTGCTTATCATTCTGCTGGGACTGATCATCGGGGCCGTTTCTTTTGCCGGCAGCGTGATCGCCTGGGGAAAACTGAACGGACGCATCCGTGATTTCTCCTTCAAAGGCCAGCATTATGTAAACCTTGCGGTGATGGCCATGATCCTGATGGGTGCTATCGTACTGGTAGTGACAGTGAATAATCAGGTGGATGCTGCCGTTTCAGCCGGTACTCCCCATTCACTACTGAGCTTTCAACTGCTTTTTTACCTGGTACTGTTATGCTCCCTGTTATACGGCATATTGTTCGTATTGCCAATTGGCGGAGCGGATATGCCGGTAGTGATCTCCCTGCTGAACTCTTTTACCGGCGTAGCGGCCGCATGTGGCGGCTTCCTGTACGATAACCCGGTAATGCTGACCGGTGGTATCCTGGTAGGTTCTGCCGGTACCATCCTCACCATCCTGATGTGTAAGGCCATGAACCGCTCTCTTAAAAATGTACTGATCGGCTCCTTCGGCAATGGCACCACTGCTTCCGGTACTGTCAAAGATCATGGTACCTACAAGGAAGTGAGCCTGTCCGACGCTGCCGTAGTTATGGCATATGCCAGTAAAGTGATGATAGTACCGGGTTATGGCCTGGCTGTAGCCCAGGCTCAGCATGCTTGTCATGAACTGGAGAAGTTGTTGGAAGATAAAGGCGTAGTCGTAAAATATGCTATTCATCCGGTAGCCGGCCGTATGCCTGGTCATATGAACGTGTTGCTGGCTGAAGCTGATGTCCCCTATGAAAAATTACTGGAGATGGAGGGTGCCAACGCTGAGCTGCCCACCACAGACGCTGTGCTGGTGCTGGGTGCCAACGATGTGGTAAATCCTGCCGCCAAAAATGATCCTTCCAGCCCTATTTACGGAATGCCGATACTGGAAGTCGAAAATGCCAAACTGGTGATCGTGAACAAACGAAGCATGAAACCAGGTTATGCCGGCATTGAAAACGATTTGTTTTTTCAACCAAAGACTTCCATGTTGTTTGGTGATGCCAAACAGGTATTGCAGCAACTGGTGGCAGAAATCAAACAGGTATAA
- a CDS encoding methyltransferase RsmF C-terminal domain-like protein, giving the protein MSNHLPAALIDSLEGLSGFNRTSFEQVHTAAEKITSLRLNPMKVRTAAEQENILSSLSATGAQRVPWSTTGYYLPQRPSFTFDPYFHAGAYYVQEASSMFLEHAVRSTVALDRPLKALDLCAAPGGKSTLLQSLLNSNSMLVANEVIKARAALLADNISKWGAANVVVSNNDPRDFGRLPGYFDLVVIDAPCSGSGLFRRDPELVTEWSPENVMLCSQRQQRILADVLPALKEDGVLIYSTCSFSKEEDEEILDWLADHFELENIPLEIPDDWNIVTTVTHKRNCSGYRFYPDRLKGEGFFIACFRKRSMADTVKRKEAKTAAIGAKERELLSQWIQLPEGYTYQPHQEDILILSSMVSSEIAMLQQHLYIRKAGVKAGQLGKKELIPDHQLALSNLLVDQVPVIDLDLKAALQYLRKEDPGIDTTVRGWALMRYEQMALGWAKILPNRMNNYYPKELRILKDISGL; this is encoded by the coding sequence TTGTCCAATCATTTACCAGCGGCACTGATAGATTCTTTGGAAGGACTTTCCGGTTTTAACCGGACTTCATTTGAACAAGTGCACACAGCAGCAGAAAAAATTACTTCACTCCGGTTAAACCCAATGAAGGTGCGTACAGCAGCAGAACAGGAAAATATTCTATCCTCGCTGTCCGCTACCGGTGCTCAACGGGTACCCTGGAGTACTACAGGGTATTACCTCCCACAGCGTCCGTCTTTTACATTCGATCCATATTTTCATGCCGGTGCTTATTATGTACAGGAGGCTTCTTCCATGTTCCTCGAACATGCGGTTCGGTCTACTGTAGCGCTGGACCGTCCGTTGAAAGCGCTGGACCTCTGTGCTGCGCCAGGAGGGAAATCTACTTTGCTGCAATCGCTCCTCAATAGTAACAGCATGTTGGTGGCCAATGAAGTGATTAAGGCCCGTGCTGCATTACTGGCAGACAATATCAGCAAATGGGGCGCTGCAAACGTGGTGGTGAGTAATAACGATCCCCGCGATTTTGGTCGCCTGCCCGGATATTTCGATCTGGTAGTCATTGATGCACCCTGCTCCGGATCTGGTTTATTCCGTCGTGATCCTGAACTGGTAACAGAATGGTCGCCTGAAAATGTGATGCTCTGCAGCCAGCGCCAGCAGCGTATTCTGGCCGATGTGTTGCCTGCCCTGAAAGAAGATGGTGTACTGATCTATTCTACCTGCTCTTTTTCAAAAGAAGAAGATGAAGAAATTCTCGATTGGCTGGCAGATCATTTTGAACTGGAAAATATACCACTGGAAATTCCTGATGATTGGAATATTGTTACAACGGTAACGCATAAACGTAATTGCAGCGGATACCGTTTTTATCCTGACAGACTGAAGGGAGAAGGTTTTTTTATTGCCTGTTTCCGCAAGCGGAGTATGGCAGATACGGTGAAGCGTAAGGAAGCGAAAACTGCCGCCATTGGGGCAAAGGAGCGGGAGCTGTTATCGCAGTGGATACAATTGCCGGAAGGCTATACGTATCAGCCGCATCAGGAAGACATCCTGATTTTATCTTCCATGGTATCATCAGAAATAGCAATGCTGCAACAACATTTGTATATTCGCAAAGCTGGTGTGAAAGCAGGGCAGCTCGGAAAGAAAGAGCTGATACCAGATCATCAGCTGGCTTTGAGCAATCTGCTTGTGGACCAGGTGCCGGTGATAGATCTTGATCTTAAAGCTGCCTTACAGTATCTTCGCAAAGAAGATCCGGGTATAGACACTACCGTGAGAGGCTGGGCGCTGATGCGTTATGAGCAAATGGCGCTGGGCTGGGCAAAAATACTACCTAACCGGATGAATAATTATTATCCTAAAGAACTCCGTATTTTGAAAGATATCAGCGGGCTGTAA
- the hemH gene encoding ferrochelatase, with protein sequence MVSKSDVGIILMNLGSPDSTAVPDVKRYLSEFLMDKRVIDYPWLFRKILIEGIIVPRRAEKSAEAYASIWWKEGSPLIALTKQLQTAVQHDMDVPVEIAMRYGNPHPEEAFDNLLKKNPGLKEVIVLPLYPHYAMSSYETAAEYAKEIYKKKKYKFKLSVIPPFYDEPAYIDAVAESMRPYLQQEHDYVLFSYHGVPERHIRKGDITGHHCMKVTDCCHVQSPAHEYCYRHQVFITAELVAAKLGLPREKWGISFQSRLGREEWLKPYTAGLLETLPREGKKKLLVVCPAFVSDCLETLEEIAVEGKHSFMNNGGDSFTMIPCLNIHPMWVKAVVKYCHQIMEEETV encoded by the coding sequence ATGGTATCTAAATCTGATGTTGGCATTATTCTGATGAACCTGGGTTCGCCCGATTCTACGGCGGTCCCTGATGTGAAGCGTTATCTGTCGGAATTTCTGATGGATAAACGCGTGATCGACTACCCCTGGCTGTTCCGCAAGATACTGATTGAAGGGATCATCGTACCCCGCCGTGCAGAAAAATCGGCGGAAGCTTATGCTTCTATCTGGTGGAAGGAAGGGTCCCCGTTGATAGCACTCACCAAACAGCTGCAGACCGCTGTTCAGCATGATATGGACGTGCCGGTGGAGATTGCGATGCGTTACGGCAATCCACACCCGGAAGAGGCTTTCGACAACCTGCTGAAAAAAAATCCGGGACTGAAGGAAGTAATAGTATTGCCACTATATCCGCATTATGCCATGTCTTCCTATGAGACAGCGGCAGAATATGCGAAAGAGATCTACAAAAAGAAAAAATACAAGTTCAAACTTTCAGTAATACCTCCATTCTATGACGAGCCTGCATACATCGATGCTGTAGCAGAGAGCATGCGGCCCTATCTGCAACAGGAGCATGATTATGTGCTGTTTAGCTATCACGGTGTGCCTGAAAGGCATATCCGTAAGGGAGACATCACCGGACATCATTGTATGAAAGTAACCGACTGTTGTCATGTGCAATCACCGGCACATGAATACTGTTACCGGCATCAGGTGTTCATTACCGCAGAGCTGGTGGCGGCTAAACTGGGTCTGCCCCGCGAAAAATGGGGAATCTCCTTCCAGTCAAGGCTGGGCCGCGAAGAATGGTTGAAACCCTACACCGCCGGACTGCTGGAAACACTGCCAAGAGAAGGTAAGAAAAAACTGCTGGTGGTATGCCCGGCATTTGTTTCTGATTGCCTTGAAACACTGGAAGAAATTGCCGTAGAAGGAAAACATTCTTTCATGAACAACGGAGGGGACAGCTTTACCATGATCCCTTGTCTGAATATTCATCCTATGTGGGTAAAAGCGGTGGTTAAATACTGCCATCAGATCATGGAGGAGGAAACCGTATAA
- a CDS encoding FKBP-type peptidyl-prolyl cis-trans isomerase, which translates to MQAVKNGDTVKVHYQGRLTNGTMFDSSEGRAPLEFKVGAHMVIKGFENGVLDMKPGEKKTIHIPVDQAYGPKNEEMIMDFPKANIPPDLNPEVGMELQMSNPEGQVFQVKVAAIGTDFITLDANHPLAGEDLVFDLELVEIL; encoded by the coding sequence ATGCAAGCTGTTAAAAACGGGGATACTGTGAAAGTGCACTACCAGGGCCGTTTAACCAACGGAACTATGTTTGATTCCTCAGAGGGCAGAGCACCCCTGGAATTCAAAGTAGGCGCACACATGGTTATCAAAGGTTTTGAGAATGGAGTGCTGGATATGAAGCCGGGTGAGAAAAAAACTATTCATATCCCTGTTGATCAGGCATATGGTCCCAAGAATGAAGAGATGATCATGGATTTTCCTAAAGCGAATATTCCTCCTGATCTGAATCCTGAAGTTGGTATGGAGCTGCAGATGAGCAATCCGGAAGGCCAGGTTTTCCAGGTGAAAGTAGCAGCTATTGGTACTGATTTCATCACCCTCGATGCTAACCACCCACTGGCTGGCGAAGATCTGGTGTTTGATCTGGAACTGGTGGAAATCCTCTAA
- a CDS encoding exo-beta-N-acetylmuramidase NamZ family protein, whose product MNRILIICTFFCGLFAAAQAQYASHVIPGAAQTSKYLPLLKDKRVALLVNQTATIGQTHLVDTLLKLQVHISKIFSPEHGFRGNADAGEKVGNSTDPNTGLPVVSLYGSHRKATAADLQDVDVLIFDVQDVGARFYTYISSLQELMESAAENNKLLLVLDRPNPNGDYVDGPILDTAFRSFVGMQPIPIVHGMTVGEYAQMLNGEHWLSKGVQCQLKVITCENYTHHTFYQLPIPPSPNLPNMAAVNLYTSLCFFEGTPVSLGRGTSKPFQLFGSPLFPKKGFSFTPLSVPGAKNPPLKDQRCYGFDLSNAPEARPAKGRKIALKWLLQAYALYPEKDKFFSNFFNKLAGNATLQQQIKSGLSEAAIRKSWEPGLQQFKAIRAKYLLYEE is encoded by the coding sequence ATGAACCGTATATTGATCATCTGTACATTTTTTTGTGGCCTGTTTGCTGCTGCACAGGCACAGTATGCGTCCCACGTAATACCGGGAGCTGCGCAAACCAGCAAATATCTTCCACTGCTGAAAGACAAGCGGGTGGCCCTGCTGGTCAACCAAACCGCCACTATCGGCCAAACACATCTTGTAGACACACTGCTGAAACTGCAGGTACACATCTCCAAAATCTTCAGCCCTGAACACGGTTTCCGCGGCAACGCTGATGCAGGCGAAAAAGTAGGCAACAGCACCGATCCTAATACCGGACTGCCTGTAGTATCGCTCTATGGTTCGCACCGCAAAGCTACGGCCGCCGACCTGCAGGATGTAGACGTCCTCATCTTCGATGTACAGGACGTAGGCGCCCGCTTCTATACCTACATCTCTTCCCTGCAGGAGCTGATGGAATCCGCTGCCGAAAACAACAAACTGTTGTTGGTACTGGACAGGCCTAACCCCAATGGAGACTATGTAGATGGTCCCATCCTGGACACCGCCTTCCGTTCTTTTGTAGGCATGCAGCCTATCCCCATCGTTCATGGTATGACTGTAGGAGAATACGCACAAATGCTCAACGGTGAACACTGGCTCAGCAAAGGAGTACAATGCCAGCTGAAAGTGATCACCTGTGAAAACTATACCCACCACACTTTTTATCAGCTGCCGATACCGCCATCACCCAACTTACCAAATATGGCTGCAGTAAACCTGTATACCTCCCTTTGTTTTTTTGAGGGCACACCTGTCAGCCTGGGCCGCGGTACCAGCAAGCCTTTCCAGCTCTTCGGATCTCCGCTGTTTCCGAAAAAAGGATTCTCTTTCACGCCACTCAGCGTACCTGGCGCTAAGAATCCACCGCTGAAAGATCAGCGCTGCTATGGCTTCGACCTGAGCAATGCACCGGAAGCCAGACCTGCAAAAGGCCGCAAAATAGCCCTCAAATGGCTGTTACAGGCTTATGCACTCTACCCGGAAAAAGATAAGTTCTTTAGTAACTTCTTTAATAAACTGGCCGGTAATGCCACACTGCAACAACAGATCAAAAGCGGTCTTTCTGAAGCAGCTATTCGTAAAAGCTGGGAACCCGGACTGCAGCAGTTCAAAGCTATCAGAGCGAAATACCTGTTGTACGAGGAATAA
- the hemG gene encoding protoporphyrinogen oxidase: MPQKPVLIIGAGISGLSIAYELQKRQVPYLVLEATSHSGGVIHSFNKDGYELDAGPNTIAATPETLEFLQELGLEKEMLYASAVSKNRFLVRNNRLHAISPHPLKIMGSDYISRGSKWRLFTERFRKPAPAAGEETVSHFVERRFNKEIADYVFDPVLSGIYAGNPDLMSIAEVLPALPRWEREYGSITKGLMKEKGGMAGRKIISLSGGNQRLTRRLQELLQTPVRFNCSVKHINKAVDGGYTLTCEEQGGEHIITADQVVITTPANVAARQLAGLDAGVAALLQEVYYPRMGVLHLGFEGSALPQPLEGFGFLVPHAEKLHFLGAICNSAIFPHKAPQGKLLLTVFVGGARQEQYFDELGAAGLQEIVIKEVQSLLGLNAAPVMQHFSYLEKAIPQLNVGHAKLRDAVAAMENQHPGLLLKANYVQGVALPALIQHAATLADSLMKN; the protein is encoded by the coding sequence ATGCCACAGAAACCCGTTTTGATCATCGGGGCCGGTATTTCCGGCCTGAGCATCGCCTACGAGCTGCAGAAAAGACAGGTGCCTTATCTGGTGCTGGAAGCAACCAGTCATAGCGGCGGTGTGATACACTCTTTCAACAAGGATGGTTATGAGCTCGATGCAGGGCCCAACACCATTGCGGCTACACCGGAAACCCTGGAGTTCCTACAGGAGCTGGGCCTGGAAAAGGAGATGCTGTATGCTTCCGCTGTCAGCAAAAACCGTTTCCTGGTAAGGAATAACCGGTTACATGCCATATCGCCTCATCCGTTGAAGATCATGGGCTCCGATTATATCAGCCGTGGCAGCAAATGGCGCCTGTTTACGGAACGTTTCCGTAAACCAGCACCAGCAGCGGGAGAAGAAACGGTTTCTCATTTTGTGGAGAGAAGGTTTAACAAGGAAATTGCGGATTATGTATTTGATCCGGTATTGTCTGGTATCTATGCCGGCAATCCCGATCTGATGAGCATCGCAGAAGTGTTGCCTGCCTTGCCGCGCTGGGAGCGTGAATACGGCAGTATCACCAAAGGACTGATGAAAGAAAAGGGTGGTATGGCCGGACGTAAGATCATCAGTCTGTCGGGCGGCAATCAAAGGCTTACCCGCCGTTTGCAGGAATTGTTACAAACACCGGTACGGTTCAACTGTTCCGTGAAACATATCAATAAAGCCGTTGATGGTGGTTATACACTGACTTGTGAAGAGCAAGGCGGAGAACATATCATCACGGCAGATCAGGTGGTGATCACTACGCCGGCCAATGTGGCGGCCAGACAACTGGCAGGCCTGGATGCCGGAGTAGCGGCCCTGCTACAAGAGGTATATTATCCGCGTATGGGCGTGTTGCATCTGGGATTTGAGGGCAGTGCGCTTCCTCAGCCACTGGAAGGTTTTGGGTTCCTGGTGCCGCATGCAGAAAAACTACATTTCCTGGGTGCTATCTGTAATTCAGCCATCTTCCCTCACAAAGCCCCGCAGGGCAAATTACTGCTCACAGTATTTGTGGGAGGCGCCCGTCAGGAGCAATATTTCGATGAGCTGGGAGCTGCAGGGCTGCAGGAGATCGTCATAAAGGAAGTACAATCGCTGCTGGGATTGAATGCAGCTCCGGTAATGCAGCATTTCAGTTATCTGGAGAAGGCCATTCCGCAGTTAAATGTAGGACATGCAAAGTTGCGGGATGCTGTTGCTGCCATGGAAAACCAGCACCCCGGCCTTTTGCTGAAAGCCAACTATGTGCAGGGCGTGGCATTGCCTGCGCTGATACAGCACGCGGCTACACTAGCTGATTCACTCATGAAAAATTAA
- a CDS encoding NAD(P) transhydrogenase subunit alpha, producing the protein MEHILSFFHQHTELIYIVILSVFLGVEVISRVPSVLHTPLMSGANAIHGVVIIGAIIVMGKAEQDNYLALILGFLAVILGTVNVVGGFVVTDRMLEMFKKKKH; encoded by the coding sequence ATGGAACATATTCTATCTTTTTTTCATCAACATACGGAGCTGATCTATATCGTGATTTTATCCGTTTTCCTGGGGGTGGAAGTTATCTCCCGTGTGCCTTCCGTACTGCATACGCCGCTGATGAGTGGCGCCAATGCTATTCACGGTGTAGTCATCATCGGTGCGATCATCGTCATGGGAAAAGCAGAACAGGACAACTATCTGGCGCTGATCCTCGGCTTCCTGGCCGTTATCCTGGGCACGGTCAATGTAGTAGGTGGTTTTGTGGTGACAGACCGTATGCTGGAGATGTTTAAAAAGAAAAAGCACTAA
- the fmt gene encoding methionyl-tRNA formyltransferase — MNKQLRIVFMGTPDFAVASLDILVENGFNVVGVVTAPDKPAGRGLQLQESAVKKYAVSKGLPLLQPEKLKNPDFIAQLAALKADLQVVVAFRMLPEIVWNMPPQGTINVHASLLPNYRGAAPINWAIINGEKESGVTTFKLQHEIDTGDILFNDTVTIREDETAGELHDELMQTGARLLLKTVQAIAAGTTQETPQASIAAEDVKHAPKIFKDTCMINWQEPLDKIYNLVRGLSPYPAAWTTLQDKSLKIYKAHKQYAQPSIAPGEFDTDQKTYVRIAAPDGYLYLDEIQLEGKKRMDITTFLRGYRF, encoded by the coding sequence ATGAACAAACAGCTTCGTATCGTTTTTATGGGGACGCCTGACTTTGCAGTAGCGTCACTGGATATACTTGTTGAAAACGGATTTAATGTGGTAGGGGTAGTCACCGCGCCTGATAAGCCCGCCGGCAGAGGATTACAGCTGCAGGAAAGTGCTGTCAAAAAATATGCTGTCAGCAAAGGGCTGCCGTTGCTGCAACCGGAGAAACTGAAGAATCCGGATTTCATTGCACAGCTGGCTGCACTGAAAGCAGATCTGCAGGTGGTAGTAGCCTTCCGTATGTTGCCCGAGATCGTATGGAACATGCCGCCACAAGGCACCATCAACGTACATGCGTCCCTGTTGCCCAACTACAGAGGCGCCGCACCGATCAACTGGGCTATCATCAACGGAGAAAAAGAATCCGGTGTAACCACCTTCAAACTGCAACACGAAATCGATACAGGTGATATACTCTTCAATGATACAGTGACTATCCGCGAAGATGAAACCGCTGGCGAACTACACGATGAACTCATGCAAACCGGTGCCCGCCTGCTGCTCAAAACAGTACAGGCCATCGCTGCCGGTACAACCCAAGAAACGCCACAGGCCAGCATCGCCGCTGAAGATGTTAAACATGCGCCTAAAATATTCAAGGACACCTGCATGATCAACTGGCAGGAGCCACTGGATAAGATATACAACCTGGTACGTGGCCTGAGCCCCTATCCTGCTGCCTGGACCACCTTACAGGATAAAAGCCTTAAAATCTATAAGGCGCATAAACAGTATGCACAACCTTCCATAGCGCCTGGAGAATTCGATACTGATCAAAAAACCTATGTCAGAATCGCTGCTCCTGATGGTTATCTTTACCTCGATGAAATACAACTCGAAGGGAAAAAAAGAATGGATATAACCACCTTCCTCAGAGGATACCGGTTTTAA
- a CDS encoding LysM peptidoglycan-binding domain-containing protein, with translation MVKSILSIALFGLSAGVVKAQDTLQVQGTSPALYISHIVKKGENFYSLSRAYGVPPKEIAAANKITMEQGLQLGHNVHIPLSASNFSQQAEATGTPVYHKVTEKETLYRVSVNYNKVPLDNIRQWNNFQGDGLKKDSYVIIGYLKTGNSPAPQPRTEVVKNEPKQEAPAPVVTEAPRKEVKKEKEKEKEPEARPVTESPETAPATAPATKPAPVASSADFEKLYDQQTGGGKKVATEKGPGTWFKSNAVGKYYALHNTAARGTIIKVTNPLNGKAIYAKVLDVIPQMKPNAGLIVKLSDGAMQALGMTDARFYCELSYEN, from the coding sequence ATGGTAAAATCGATTCTATCAATTGCCTTGTTTGGTTTAAGTGCAGGAGTGGTAAAAGCGCAGGACACGCTGCAGGTACAGGGTACCTCACCGGCTCTTTATATCTCCCACATCGTTAAAAAGGGAGAAAACTTCTATAGCCTCAGCCGTGCTTATGGTGTGCCCCCAAAAGAAATTGCCGCCGCCAATAAGATCACCATGGAACAGGGATTACAGCTTGGACACAACGTGCATATTCCTCTCTCCGCTTCCAACTTCTCCCAGCAAGCGGAAGCTACAGGAACACCGGTATATCACAAAGTAACGGAGAAAGAAACGTTGTACCGTGTGAGTGTTAACTACAACAAAGTACCGCTGGACAACATCCGTCAATGGAATAACTTCCAGGGTGATGGTCTGAAGAAAGACAGCTACGTTATCATTGGTTATCTGAAAACCGGTAACAGCCCTGCTCCTCAGCCCCGCACGGAAGTAGTGAAAAATGAACCTAAACAGGAAGCGCCTGCACCGGTGGTAACAGAAGCTCCCCGTAAGGAAGTAAAGAAAGAAAAGGAAAAAGAAAAGGAACCGGAAGCGCGTCCTGTGACCGAGTCTCCTGAAACAGCGCCAGCCACTGCACCTGCTACAAAACCAGCACCTGTGGCGTCTAGCGCTGATTTCGAAAAATTGTATGATCAGCAAACCGGTGGCGGTAAAAAAGTGGCTACCGAAAAAGGCCCTGGTACCTGGTTTAAGAGCAATGCTGTGGGTAAATACTATGCGCTGCACAACACCGCTGCCCGTGGTACTATCATCAAAGTTACCAACCCGCTCAACGGCAAAGCTATTTACGCCAAAGTGCTGGATGTGATTCCACAGATGAAGCCCAATGCAGGACTGATCGTTAAACTGAGCGATGGCGCCATGCAGGCATTAGGAATGACAGATGCGCGTTTCTATTGCGAACTGAGCTACGAGAACTAA
- a CDS encoding Re/Si-specific NAD(P)(+) transhydrogenase subunit alpha, with translation MIAGILKEKNGETRVSLTPEIVKQLQQMSVTVWVEQGAGEQAFYNDDAYMQAGALIKTAAEVLSQSDIIFTIQPPSRELAEQIAAGKILLGVLQPLFRPEEVGYWASQNITTFSLDSIPRTTRAQVMDVLSSQANISGYKAVLLAAYSYSRYFPMFMTAAGSIAPAKVLILGAGVAGLQAIATAKRLGAVVEVFDTRPAVKEEVMSLGARFVEVEGAADASAGGGYAVEQNEEYQKKQQQKIAESIAKADIVITTAQIPGKPAPVLVTQPMLDQMHSGAVIVDLAAATGGNTALTRNNETVHYRGITIIGNSNLPATMPADASKLYAKNVFNFLKLILTKEGNLHLNFEDDIVKGACITHNGEIVNERLKSAKPATSTI, from the coding sequence ATGATTGCAGGAATTTTAAAAGAAAAAAACGGCGAAACCCGGGTTTCACTCACGCCTGAAATAGTGAAGCAGCTGCAGCAGATGTCGGTAACCGTGTGGGTGGAGCAAGGGGCCGGAGAACAGGCGTTTTATAACGATGACGCCTATATGCAGGCAGGCGCGCTGATCAAAACAGCGGCCGAAGTGCTGTCGCAATCGGATATCATTTTTACTATACAGCCTCCGTCAAGGGAGCTGGCGGAGCAGATAGCTGCCGGGAAGATCCTCCTCGGCGTGCTGCAACCCTTATTTCGGCCTGAAGAGGTTGGTTACTGGGCCTCCCAAAATATCACCACTTTCAGCCTTGATTCCATCCCGCGTACCACCCGTGCGCAGGTGATGGACGTACTCAGTTCCCAGGCCAATATATCCGGTTATAAGGCTGTATTGCTGGCAGCGTATAGCTATTCCCGTTATTTTCCCATGTTTATGACAGCAGCGGGCAGTATAGCCCCCGCCAAAGTACTGATACTGGGTGCGGGCGTAGCCGGACTGCAGGCCATCGCCACCGCCAAAAGGCTGGGGGCCGTGGTAGAAGTATTTGACACCCGCCCTGCCGTAAAAGAAGAAGTGATGAGCCTCGGTGCCCGCTTTGTGGAAGTGGAAGGCGCTGCCGATGCTTCTGCCGGCGGCGGTTATGCAGTAGAACAGAATGAAGAATATCAAAAGAAACAACAGCAGAAGATCGCAGAAAGTATCGCCAAAGCAGATATTGTGATCACCACTGCACAGATACCGGGGAAACCCGCTCCGGTGCTTGTTACCCAGCCTATGCTGGACCAGATGCACAGTGGCGCCGTGATCGTAGACCTGGCTGCTGCTACCGGTGGTAATACCGCCCTTACCCGCAACAATGAAACCGTGCATTACCGCGGCATCACCATCATCGGTAATTCCAACCTCCCCGCAACCATGCCGGCTGATGCCAGCAAACTATACGCAAAAAACGTTTTCAATTTCCTGAAACTCATATTGACAAAAGAAGGAAACCTGCACTTGAATTTTGAGGATGATATTGTGAAAGGTGCCTGTATCACCCACAACGGAGAAATCGTCAATGAACGCCTGAAGAGCGCTAAACCAGCTACCAGCACTATCTAG